A portion of the Plodia interpunctella isolate USDA-ARS_2022_Savannah chromosome 4, ilPloInte3.2, whole genome shotgun sequence genome contains these proteins:
- the LOC128669244 gene encoding uncharacterized protein LOC128669244 isoform X3 → MEHIKQYDWCSTLPDRHFITEQEMDNSVTERILRNTFRDPTLSSDSEDERNKPVFDWDDIFKRKPQQERQHRVFVPGLRPLPPYPKLSSLNGLQHYQCLKVMCYSHPTILEKEFIPRPTKQDHKKFEELKDLYAKEQQEYKEWAKVLWTNVHCSRSLRPKPTIETVYEAEFNIKANRMQSFPKTYKLAAQIPLEIPNNHCEMIFQKNLKKVNIKDLPQSNFPVHIQKKITIMRPGPILKPCNKHPTGFILPNEQSVTMLPLTEVHRELSQWALDSGVRFVASENALKCLVEIDRCWMIPVSVCEAISPDGDKSNVVILGSQFATYREPAMVRTYKAFRHLLEFALVPPMERMKLELKQQEKEQQSLEKSKIQSPSSKKEAKTRESGRNKQINVDRMSISSDEDENHLFIDVRASESENLPSSETETNEIQPDNLNIKYISQPNNENTEKDKSTDEIGHYNCTCKDTDVTIPPPRSYRKWLVKNNTSKEQHTIIIHCSHKIKGEEGELVLEPIPEYQLELGGMQQSPAKIASSALSLALRKNASLLNVRIDSCTGDIVTIDNIHKDEYTRIHGDLTSIAANRLHSLLNQLEGLMPGHYVLQHDSLHGTNALLYAPSPPERAELTLEFNSAQLLETDEAKSIRTPPTLGPVLLPFHKFRKILPLSFTPHSHQLAKEPKKPITRQKTPPQAIKEQSRGRKVPAWENHILCTTSRKEFVKFVS, encoded by the exons ATGgaacatataaaacaatacgACTG GTGTTCGACACTACCAGATCGACATTTTATCACTGAGCAGGAAATGGACAACTCTGTCACCGAGAGGATACTTCGAAACACATTCCGTGACCCTACGCTCTCTAGTGACTCTGAAGATGAGAGAAATAAGCCTGTATTTGATTGGGACGACATATTCAAAAGGAAGCCTCAG CAAGAACGTCAGCATCGTGTTTTTGTGCCAGGCCTTCGGCCCCTACCACCATACCCGAAACTGTCCTCATTAAATGGTCTGCAACATTACCAGTGCTTAAAAGTAATGTGCTATAGTCATCCAACAATTTTGGAAAAGGAGTTTATACCCAGACCTACTAAGCAGGACCATAAGAAATTTGAG GAATTGAAAGATTTGTATGCCAAAGAACAACAAGAATACAAAGAATGGGCCAAAGTGCTCTGGACAAATGTACACTGCTCAAGATCCTTACGTCCGAAACCAACGATTGAAACAGTGTATGAAGCAGAGTTTAACATCAAAGCCAATAGAATGCAATCATTCcctaaaacatacaaattggcTGCACAAATTCCTTTGGAAATTCCTAATAATCATTGTGAAATGATTTTCCAAAAGAATTTGAAGAAG gtaaatattaaaGATTTGCCACAAAGCAACTTTCCAGTTCATATCCAGAAGAAGATAACTATAATGAGACCTGGTCCAATACTAAAACCATGCAACAAACATCCCACAGGGTTTATACTTCCAA acGAACAATCAGTAACCATGCTGCCGCTAACAGAGGTGCATCGGGAGCTATCTCAATGGGCACTGGACTCAGGCGTGAGATTCGTTGCGAGCGAGAATGCGCTCAAATGCTTAGTGGAGATTGATAGATGTTGGATGATTCCCGTGTCTGTGTGCGAGGCTATTAGCCCTG ATGGTGATAAAAGCAATGTAGTTATATTAGGCAGTCAGTTTGCCACATATCGAGAGCCTGCCATGGTCCGAACTTACAAAGCGTTTCGTCATCTTCTAGAGTTCGCGCTTGTACC TCCTATGGAACGAATGAAGTTAGAACTGAAACAGCAAGAGAAAGAACAACAATCTTTAGAAAAAAGCAAAATACAGTCACCGTCGAGCAAAAAAGAAGCGAAAACAAGAGAAAGTGGCAGAAATAAACAGATTAATGTTGACAGAATGTCTATTAGCAGTGACGAAGATGAAAACCATTTGTTTATTGATGTCAGAG CCAGTGAATCAGAAAACCTCCCCTCAtcggaaacagaaacaaatgaaatacaaCCGGacaatctaaatataaaatatatatcccaACCGAACaatgaaaatactgaaaaAGACAAGTCAACAGATGAAATAGGACACTATAATTGCACATGTAAAG ACACAGACGTCACGATACCCCCACCGCGTTCATACAGGAAATGGCtcgttaaaaataacacttcaAAAGAACAACATACCATCATAATACACTGCtcgcataaaataaaa GGAGAAGAGGGTGAACTGGTGTTAGAACCAATACCAGAGTACCAGTTAGAACTGGGGGGAATGCAGCAATCGCCAGCGAAGATAGCCAGCTCTGCACTTTCTTTGGCATTAAGAAAGAATGCCTCTCTTTTAAACG TGCGCATAGACAGCTGTACAGGCGACATAGTGACCATAGACAACATACACAAAGACGAGTACACGCGCATTCACGGCGATCTGACATCTATAGCTGCTAACAGACTGCACAGCCTGCTGAATCAATTGGAAGGACTCATGCCCGGGCATTACGTCCTGCAACATGAT agtTTACATGGCACAAACGCATTATTATATGCGCCTTCGCCTCCAGAACGCGCAGAATTGACGCTAGAATTCAACAGCGCTCAGCTCTTGGAAACTGACGAAGCGAAGAGCATCAGAACGCCACCAACACTAGGGCCCGTGTTGCTACCTTTTCACaa GTTTCGCAAGATTCTCCCTCTATCCTTCACGCCACATTCGCACCAGCTAGCCAAGGAGCCCAAGAAACCTATCACGCGGCAGAAAACACCGCCGCAGGCCATCAAG GAGCAGAGTCGAGGTCGAAAGGTACCGGCATGGGAAAACCACATTCTTTGCACGACTAGTCGAAAGGAATTCGTAAAATTTGTATCATAA
- the LOC128669244 gene encoding uncharacterized protein LOC128669244 isoform X1 has protein sequence MEHIKQYDWCSTLPDRHFITEQEMDNSVTERILRNTFRDPTLSSDSEDERNKPVFDWDDIFKRKPQQERQHRVFVPGLRPLPPYPKLSSLNGLQHYQCLKVMCYSHPTILEKEFIPRPTKQDHKKFEELKDLYAKEQQEYKEWAKVLWTNVHCSRSLRPKPTIETVYEAEFNIKANRMQSFPKTYKLAAQIPLEIPNNHCEMIFQKNLKKVNIKDLPQSNFPVHIQKKITIMRPGPILKPCNKHPTGFILPNEQSVTMLPLTEVHRELSQWALDSGVRFVASENALKCLVEIDRCWMIPVSVCEAISPDGDKSNVVILGSQFATYREPAMVRTYKAFRHLLEFALVPPMERMKLELKQQEKEQQSLEKSKIQSPSSKKEAKTRESGRNKQINVDRMSISSDEDENHLFIDVRASESENLPSSETETNEIQPDNLNIKYISQPNNENTEKDKSTDEIGHYNCTCKERKRCKSKYAISFGRNNTDVTIPPPRSYRKWLVKNNTSKEQHTIIIHCSHKIKGEEGELVLEPIPEYQLELGGMQQSPAKIASSALSLALRKNASLLNVRIDSCTGDIVTIDNIHKDEYTRIHGDLTSIAANRLHSLLNQLEGLMPGHYVLQHDSLHGTNALLYAPSPPERAELTLEFNSAQLLETDEAKSIRTPPTLGPVLLPFHKFRKILPLSFTPHSHQLAKEPKKPITRQKTPPQAIKEQSRGRKVPAWENHILCTTSRKEFVKFVS, from the exons ATGgaacatataaaacaatacgACTG GTGTTCGACACTACCAGATCGACATTTTATCACTGAGCAGGAAATGGACAACTCTGTCACCGAGAGGATACTTCGAAACACATTCCGTGACCCTACGCTCTCTAGTGACTCTGAAGATGAGAGAAATAAGCCTGTATTTGATTGGGACGACATATTCAAAAGGAAGCCTCAG CAAGAACGTCAGCATCGTGTTTTTGTGCCAGGCCTTCGGCCCCTACCACCATACCCGAAACTGTCCTCATTAAATGGTCTGCAACATTACCAGTGCTTAAAAGTAATGTGCTATAGTCATCCAACAATTTTGGAAAAGGAGTTTATACCCAGACCTACTAAGCAGGACCATAAGAAATTTGAG GAATTGAAAGATTTGTATGCCAAAGAACAACAAGAATACAAAGAATGGGCCAAAGTGCTCTGGACAAATGTACACTGCTCAAGATCCTTACGTCCGAAACCAACGATTGAAACAGTGTATGAAGCAGAGTTTAACATCAAAGCCAATAGAATGCAATCATTCcctaaaacatacaaattggcTGCACAAATTCCTTTGGAAATTCCTAATAATCATTGTGAAATGATTTTCCAAAAGAATTTGAAGAAG gtaaatattaaaGATTTGCCACAAAGCAACTTTCCAGTTCATATCCAGAAGAAGATAACTATAATGAGACCTGGTCCAATACTAAAACCATGCAACAAACATCCCACAGGGTTTATACTTCCAA acGAACAATCAGTAACCATGCTGCCGCTAACAGAGGTGCATCGGGAGCTATCTCAATGGGCACTGGACTCAGGCGTGAGATTCGTTGCGAGCGAGAATGCGCTCAAATGCTTAGTGGAGATTGATAGATGTTGGATGATTCCCGTGTCTGTGTGCGAGGCTATTAGCCCTG ATGGTGATAAAAGCAATGTAGTTATATTAGGCAGTCAGTTTGCCACATATCGAGAGCCTGCCATGGTCCGAACTTACAAAGCGTTTCGTCATCTTCTAGAGTTCGCGCTTGTACC TCCTATGGAACGAATGAAGTTAGAACTGAAACAGCAAGAGAAAGAACAACAATCTTTAGAAAAAAGCAAAATACAGTCACCGTCGAGCAAAAAAGAAGCGAAAACAAGAGAAAGTGGCAGAAATAAACAGATTAATGTTGACAGAATGTCTATTAGCAGTGACGAAGATGAAAACCATTTGTTTATTGATGTCAGAG CCAGTGAATCAGAAAACCTCCCCTCAtcggaaacagaaacaaatgaaatacaaCCGGacaatctaaatataaaatatatatcccaACCGAACaatgaaaatactgaaaaAGACAAGTCAACAGATGAAATAGGACACTATAATTGCACATGTAAAG AGCGTAAGAGATGTAAAAGTAAGTATGCTATCAGCTTTGGACGAAATA ACACAGACGTCACGATACCCCCACCGCGTTCATACAGGAAATGGCtcgttaaaaataacacttcaAAAGAACAACATACCATCATAATACACTGCtcgcataaaataaaa GGAGAAGAGGGTGAACTGGTGTTAGAACCAATACCAGAGTACCAGTTAGAACTGGGGGGAATGCAGCAATCGCCAGCGAAGATAGCCAGCTCTGCACTTTCTTTGGCATTAAGAAAGAATGCCTCTCTTTTAAACG TGCGCATAGACAGCTGTACAGGCGACATAGTGACCATAGACAACATACACAAAGACGAGTACACGCGCATTCACGGCGATCTGACATCTATAGCTGCTAACAGACTGCACAGCCTGCTGAATCAATTGGAAGGACTCATGCCCGGGCATTACGTCCTGCAACATGAT agtTTACATGGCACAAACGCATTATTATATGCGCCTTCGCCTCCAGAACGCGCAGAATTGACGCTAGAATTCAACAGCGCTCAGCTCTTGGAAACTGACGAAGCGAAGAGCATCAGAACGCCACCAACACTAGGGCCCGTGTTGCTACCTTTTCACaa GTTTCGCAAGATTCTCCCTCTATCCTTCACGCCACATTCGCACCAGCTAGCCAAGGAGCCCAAGAAACCTATCACGCGGCAGAAAACACCGCCGCAGGCCATCAAG GAGCAGAGTCGAGGTCGAAAGGTACCGGCATGGGAAAACCACATTCTTTGCACGACTAGTCGAAAGGAATTCGTAAAATTTGTATCATAA
- the LOC128669244 gene encoding uncharacterized protein LOC128669244 isoform X5, with amino-acid sequence MEHIKQYDWCSTLPDRHFITEQEMDNSVTERILRNTFRDPTLSSDSEDERNKPVFDWDDIFKRKPQQERQHRVFVPGLRPLPPYPKLSSLNGLQHYQCLKVMCYSHPTILEKEFIPRPTKQDHKKFEELKDLYAKEQQEYKEWAKVLWTNVHCSRSLRPKPTIETVYEAEFNIKANRMQSFPKTYKLAAQIPLEIPNNHCEMIFQKNLKKVNIKDLPQSNFPVHIQKKITIMRPGPILKPCNKHPTGFILPNEQSVTMLPLTEVHRELSQWALDSGVRFVASENALKCLVEIDRCWMIPVSVCEAISPDGDKSNVVILGSQFATYREPAMVRTYKAFRHLLEFALVPPMERMKLELKQQEKEQQSLEKSKIQSPSSKKEAKTRESGRNKQINVDRMSISSDEDENHLFIDVRASESENLPSSETETNEIQPDNLNIKYISQPNNENTEKDKSTDEIGHYNCTCKDTDVTIPPPRSYRKWLVKNNTSKEQHTIIIHCSHKIKGEEGELVLEPIPEYQLELGGMQQSPAKIASSALSLALRKNASLLNVRIDSCTGDIVTIDNIHKDEYTRIHGDLTSIAANRLHSLLNQLEGLMPGHYVLQHDSLHGTNALLYAPSPPERAELTLEFNSAQLLETDEAKSIRTPPTLGPVLLPFHKFRKILPLSFTPHSHQLAKEPKKPITRQKTPPQAIKEQSRGRKWPKKKHKKKKNTD; translated from the exons ATGgaacatataaaacaatacgACTG GTGTTCGACACTACCAGATCGACATTTTATCACTGAGCAGGAAATGGACAACTCTGTCACCGAGAGGATACTTCGAAACACATTCCGTGACCCTACGCTCTCTAGTGACTCTGAAGATGAGAGAAATAAGCCTGTATTTGATTGGGACGACATATTCAAAAGGAAGCCTCAG CAAGAACGTCAGCATCGTGTTTTTGTGCCAGGCCTTCGGCCCCTACCACCATACCCGAAACTGTCCTCATTAAATGGTCTGCAACATTACCAGTGCTTAAAAGTAATGTGCTATAGTCATCCAACAATTTTGGAAAAGGAGTTTATACCCAGACCTACTAAGCAGGACCATAAGAAATTTGAG GAATTGAAAGATTTGTATGCCAAAGAACAACAAGAATACAAAGAATGGGCCAAAGTGCTCTGGACAAATGTACACTGCTCAAGATCCTTACGTCCGAAACCAACGATTGAAACAGTGTATGAAGCAGAGTTTAACATCAAAGCCAATAGAATGCAATCATTCcctaaaacatacaaattggcTGCACAAATTCCTTTGGAAATTCCTAATAATCATTGTGAAATGATTTTCCAAAAGAATTTGAAGAAG gtaaatattaaaGATTTGCCACAAAGCAACTTTCCAGTTCATATCCAGAAGAAGATAACTATAATGAGACCTGGTCCAATACTAAAACCATGCAACAAACATCCCACAGGGTTTATACTTCCAA acGAACAATCAGTAACCATGCTGCCGCTAACAGAGGTGCATCGGGAGCTATCTCAATGGGCACTGGACTCAGGCGTGAGATTCGTTGCGAGCGAGAATGCGCTCAAATGCTTAGTGGAGATTGATAGATGTTGGATGATTCCCGTGTCTGTGTGCGAGGCTATTAGCCCTG ATGGTGATAAAAGCAATGTAGTTATATTAGGCAGTCAGTTTGCCACATATCGAGAGCCTGCCATGGTCCGAACTTACAAAGCGTTTCGTCATCTTCTAGAGTTCGCGCTTGTACC TCCTATGGAACGAATGAAGTTAGAACTGAAACAGCAAGAGAAAGAACAACAATCTTTAGAAAAAAGCAAAATACAGTCACCGTCGAGCAAAAAAGAAGCGAAAACAAGAGAAAGTGGCAGAAATAAACAGATTAATGTTGACAGAATGTCTATTAGCAGTGACGAAGATGAAAACCATTTGTTTATTGATGTCAGAG CCAGTGAATCAGAAAACCTCCCCTCAtcggaaacagaaacaaatgaaatacaaCCGGacaatctaaatataaaatatatatcccaACCGAACaatgaaaatactgaaaaAGACAAGTCAACAGATGAAATAGGACACTATAATTGCACATGTAAAG ACACAGACGTCACGATACCCCCACCGCGTTCATACAGGAAATGGCtcgttaaaaataacacttcaAAAGAACAACATACCATCATAATACACTGCtcgcataaaataaaa GGAGAAGAGGGTGAACTGGTGTTAGAACCAATACCAGAGTACCAGTTAGAACTGGGGGGAATGCAGCAATCGCCAGCGAAGATAGCCAGCTCTGCACTTTCTTTGGCATTAAGAAAGAATGCCTCTCTTTTAAACG TGCGCATAGACAGCTGTACAGGCGACATAGTGACCATAGACAACATACACAAAGACGAGTACACGCGCATTCACGGCGATCTGACATCTATAGCTGCTAACAGACTGCACAGCCTGCTGAATCAATTGGAAGGACTCATGCCCGGGCATTACGTCCTGCAACATGAT agtTTACATGGCACAAACGCATTATTATATGCGCCTTCGCCTCCAGAACGCGCAGAATTGACGCTAGAATTCAACAGCGCTCAGCTCTTGGAAACTGACGAAGCGAAGAGCATCAGAACGCCACCAACACTAGGGCCCGTGTTGCTACCTTTTCACaa GTTTCGCAAGATTCTCCCTCTATCCTTCACGCCACATTCGCACCAGCTAGCCAAGGAGCCCAAGAAACCTATCACGCGGCAGAAAACACCGCCGCAGGCCATCAAG GAGCAGAGTCGAGGTCGAAAG TGGCCGAAGAAAAAGcataaaaagaagaagaacacTGATTGA
- the LOC128669244 gene encoding uncharacterized protein LOC128669244 isoform X4, with product MEHIKQYDWCSTLPDRHFITEQEMDNSVTERILRNTFRDPTLSSDSEDERNKPVFDWDDIFKRKPQQERQHRVFVPGLRPLPPYPKLSSLNGLQHYQCLKVMCYSHPTILEKEFIPRPTKQDHKKFEELKDLYAKEQQEYKEWAKVLWTNVHCSRSLRPKPTIETVYEAEFNIKANRMQSFPKTYKLAAQIPLEIPNNHCEMIFQKNLKKVNIKDLPQSNFPVHIQKKITIMRPGPILKPCNKHPTGFILPNEQSVTMLPLTEVHRELSQWALDSGVRFVASENALKCLVEIDRCWMIPVSVCEAISPDGDKSNVVILGSQFATYREPAMVRTYKAFRHLLEFALVPPMERMKLELKQQEKEQQSLEKSKIQSPSSKKEAKTRESGRNKQINVDRMSISSDEDENHLFIDVRASESENLPSSETETNEIQPDNLNIKYISQPNNENTEKDKSTDEIGHYNCTCKERKRCKSKYAISFGRNNTDVTIPPPRSYRKWLVKNNTSKEQHTIIIHCSHKIKGEEGELVLEPIPEYQLELGGMQQSPAKIASSALSLALRKNASLLNVRIDSCTGDIVTIDNIHKDEYTRIHGDLTSIAANRLHSLLNQLEGLMPGHYVLQHDSLHGTNALLYAPSPPERAELTLEFNSAQLLETDEAKSIRTPPTLGPVLLPFHKFRKILPLSFTPHSHQLAKEPKKPITRQKTPPQAIKWPKKKHKKKKNTD from the exons ATGgaacatataaaacaatacgACTG GTGTTCGACACTACCAGATCGACATTTTATCACTGAGCAGGAAATGGACAACTCTGTCACCGAGAGGATACTTCGAAACACATTCCGTGACCCTACGCTCTCTAGTGACTCTGAAGATGAGAGAAATAAGCCTGTATTTGATTGGGACGACATATTCAAAAGGAAGCCTCAG CAAGAACGTCAGCATCGTGTTTTTGTGCCAGGCCTTCGGCCCCTACCACCATACCCGAAACTGTCCTCATTAAATGGTCTGCAACATTACCAGTGCTTAAAAGTAATGTGCTATAGTCATCCAACAATTTTGGAAAAGGAGTTTATACCCAGACCTACTAAGCAGGACCATAAGAAATTTGAG GAATTGAAAGATTTGTATGCCAAAGAACAACAAGAATACAAAGAATGGGCCAAAGTGCTCTGGACAAATGTACACTGCTCAAGATCCTTACGTCCGAAACCAACGATTGAAACAGTGTATGAAGCAGAGTTTAACATCAAAGCCAATAGAATGCAATCATTCcctaaaacatacaaattggcTGCACAAATTCCTTTGGAAATTCCTAATAATCATTGTGAAATGATTTTCCAAAAGAATTTGAAGAAG gtaaatattaaaGATTTGCCACAAAGCAACTTTCCAGTTCATATCCAGAAGAAGATAACTATAATGAGACCTGGTCCAATACTAAAACCATGCAACAAACATCCCACAGGGTTTATACTTCCAA acGAACAATCAGTAACCATGCTGCCGCTAACAGAGGTGCATCGGGAGCTATCTCAATGGGCACTGGACTCAGGCGTGAGATTCGTTGCGAGCGAGAATGCGCTCAAATGCTTAGTGGAGATTGATAGATGTTGGATGATTCCCGTGTCTGTGTGCGAGGCTATTAGCCCTG ATGGTGATAAAAGCAATGTAGTTATATTAGGCAGTCAGTTTGCCACATATCGAGAGCCTGCCATGGTCCGAACTTACAAAGCGTTTCGTCATCTTCTAGAGTTCGCGCTTGTACC TCCTATGGAACGAATGAAGTTAGAACTGAAACAGCAAGAGAAAGAACAACAATCTTTAGAAAAAAGCAAAATACAGTCACCGTCGAGCAAAAAAGAAGCGAAAACAAGAGAAAGTGGCAGAAATAAACAGATTAATGTTGACAGAATGTCTATTAGCAGTGACGAAGATGAAAACCATTTGTTTATTGATGTCAGAG CCAGTGAATCAGAAAACCTCCCCTCAtcggaaacagaaacaaatgaaatacaaCCGGacaatctaaatataaaatatatatcccaACCGAACaatgaaaatactgaaaaAGACAAGTCAACAGATGAAATAGGACACTATAATTGCACATGTAAAG AGCGTAAGAGATGTAAAAGTAAGTATGCTATCAGCTTTGGACGAAATA ACACAGACGTCACGATACCCCCACCGCGTTCATACAGGAAATGGCtcgttaaaaataacacttcaAAAGAACAACATACCATCATAATACACTGCtcgcataaaataaaa GGAGAAGAGGGTGAACTGGTGTTAGAACCAATACCAGAGTACCAGTTAGAACTGGGGGGAATGCAGCAATCGCCAGCGAAGATAGCCAGCTCTGCACTTTCTTTGGCATTAAGAAAGAATGCCTCTCTTTTAAACG TGCGCATAGACAGCTGTACAGGCGACATAGTGACCATAGACAACATACACAAAGACGAGTACACGCGCATTCACGGCGATCTGACATCTATAGCTGCTAACAGACTGCACAGCCTGCTGAATCAATTGGAAGGACTCATGCCCGGGCATTACGTCCTGCAACATGAT agtTTACATGGCACAAACGCATTATTATATGCGCCTTCGCCTCCAGAACGCGCAGAATTGACGCTAGAATTCAACAGCGCTCAGCTCTTGGAAACTGACGAAGCGAAGAGCATCAGAACGCCACCAACACTAGGGCCCGTGTTGCTACCTTTTCACaa GTTTCGCAAGATTCTCCCTCTATCCTTCACGCCACATTCGCACCAGCTAGCCAAGGAGCCCAAGAAACCTATCACGCGGCAGAAAACACCGCCGCAGGCCATCAAG TGGCCGAAGAAAAAGcataaaaagaagaagaacacTGATTGA
- the LOC128669244 gene encoding uncharacterized protein LOC128669244 isoform X2, with product MEHIKQYDWCSTLPDRHFITEQEMDNSVTERILRNTFRDPTLSSDSEDERNKPVFDWDDIFKRKPQQERQHRVFVPGLRPLPPYPKLSSLNGLQHYQCLKVMCYSHPTILEKEFIPRPTKQDHKKFEELKDLYAKEQQEYKEWAKVLWTNVHCSRSLRPKPTIETVYEAEFNIKANRMQSFPKTYKLAAQIPLEIPNNHCEMIFQKNLKKVNIKDLPQSNFPVHIQKKITIMRPGPILKPCNKHPTGFILPNEQSVTMLPLTEVHRELSQWALDSGVRFVASENALKCLVEIDRCWMIPVSVCEAISPDGDKSNVVILGSQFATYREPAMVRTYKAFRHLLEFALVPPMERMKLELKQQEKEQQSLEKSKIQSPSSKKEAKTRESGRNKQINVDRMSISSDEDENHLFIDVRASESENLPSSETETNEIQPDNLNIKYISQPNNENTEKDKSTDEIGHYNCTCKERKRCKSKYAISFGRNNTDVTIPPPRSYRKWLVKNNTSKEQHTIIIHCSHKIKGEEGELVLEPIPEYQLELGGMQQSPAKIASSALSLALRKNASLLNVRIDSCTGDIVTIDNIHKDEYTRIHGDLTSIAANRLHSLLNQLEGLMPGHYVLQHDSLHGTNALLYAPSPPERAELTLEFNSAQLLETDEAKSIRTPPTLGPVLLPFHKFRKILPLSFTPHSHQLAKEPKKPITRQKTPPQAIKEQSRGRKWPKKKHKKKKNTD from the exons ATGgaacatataaaacaatacgACTG GTGTTCGACACTACCAGATCGACATTTTATCACTGAGCAGGAAATGGACAACTCTGTCACCGAGAGGATACTTCGAAACACATTCCGTGACCCTACGCTCTCTAGTGACTCTGAAGATGAGAGAAATAAGCCTGTATTTGATTGGGACGACATATTCAAAAGGAAGCCTCAG CAAGAACGTCAGCATCGTGTTTTTGTGCCAGGCCTTCGGCCCCTACCACCATACCCGAAACTGTCCTCATTAAATGGTCTGCAACATTACCAGTGCTTAAAAGTAATGTGCTATAGTCATCCAACAATTTTGGAAAAGGAGTTTATACCCAGACCTACTAAGCAGGACCATAAGAAATTTGAG GAATTGAAAGATTTGTATGCCAAAGAACAACAAGAATACAAAGAATGGGCCAAAGTGCTCTGGACAAATGTACACTGCTCAAGATCCTTACGTCCGAAACCAACGATTGAAACAGTGTATGAAGCAGAGTTTAACATCAAAGCCAATAGAATGCAATCATTCcctaaaacatacaaattggcTGCACAAATTCCTTTGGAAATTCCTAATAATCATTGTGAAATGATTTTCCAAAAGAATTTGAAGAAG gtaaatattaaaGATTTGCCACAAAGCAACTTTCCAGTTCATATCCAGAAGAAGATAACTATAATGAGACCTGGTCCAATACTAAAACCATGCAACAAACATCCCACAGGGTTTATACTTCCAA acGAACAATCAGTAACCATGCTGCCGCTAACAGAGGTGCATCGGGAGCTATCTCAATGGGCACTGGACTCAGGCGTGAGATTCGTTGCGAGCGAGAATGCGCTCAAATGCTTAGTGGAGATTGATAGATGTTGGATGATTCCCGTGTCTGTGTGCGAGGCTATTAGCCCTG ATGGTGATAAAAGCAATGTAGTTATATTAGGCAGTCAGTTTGCCACATATCGAGAGCCTGCCATGGTCCGAACTTACAAAGCGTTTCGTCATCTTCTAGAGTTCGCGCTTGTACC TCCTATGGAACGAATGAAGTTAGAACTGAAACAGCAAGAGAAAGAACAACAATCTTTAGAAAAAAGCAAAATACAGTCACCGTCGAGCAAAAAAGAAGCGAAAACAAGAGAAAGTGGCAGAAATAAACAGATTAATGTTGACAGAATGTCTATTAGCAGTGACGAAGATGAAAACCATTTGTTTATTGATGTCAGAG CCAGTGAATCAGAAAACCTCCCCTCAtcggaaacagaaacaaatgaaatacaaCCGGacaatctaaatataaaatatatatcccaACCGAACaatgaaaatactgaaaaAGACAAGTCAACAGATGAAATAGGACACTATAATTGCACATGTAAAG AGCGTAAGAGATGTAAAAGTAAGTATGCTATCAGCTTTGGACGAAATA ACACAGACGTCACGATACCCCCACCGCGTTCATACAGGAAATGGCtcgttaaaaataacacttcaAAAGAACAACATACCATCATAATACACTGCtcgcataaaataaaa GGAGAAGAGGGTGAACTGGTGTTAGAACCAATACCAGAGTACCAGTTAGAACTGGGGGGAATGCAGCAATCGCCAGCGAAGATAGCCAGCTCTGCACTTTCTTTGGCATTAAGAAAGAATGCCTCTCTTTTAAACG TGCGCATAGACAGCTGTACAGGCGACATAGTGACCATAGACAACATACACAAAGACGAGTACACGCGCATTCACGGCGATCTGACATCTATAGCTGCTAACAGACTGCACAGCCTGCTGAATCAATTGGAAGGACTCATGCCCGGGCATTACGTCCTGCAACATGAT agtTTACATGGCACAAACGCATTATTATATGCGCCTTCGCCTCCAGAACGCGCAGAATTGACGCTAGAATTCAACAGCGCTCAGCTCTTGGAAACTGACGAAGCGAAGAGCATCAGAACGCCACCAACACTAGGGCCCGTGTTGCTACCTTTTCACaa GTTTCGCAAGATTCTCCCTCTATCCTTCACGCCACATTCGCACCAGCTAGCCAAGGAGCCCAAGAAACCTATCACGCGGCAGAAAACACCGCCGCAGGCCATCAAG GAGCAGAGTCGAGGTCGAAAG TGGCCGAAGAAAAAGcataaaaagaagaagaacacTGATTGA